The genomic segment AATCGGGACGTGGTCTTCATGGGAGCGAATCTGGGGCTGACGACGCAGTATGTGTGGCTCGGGCTGACGCTCCTTCTCCGCACCCCTGGGCGGTATCTTCGGATCGCGCTCCTTCAAGGGCTGGTGCCGCTCGCGTCGGTGGTCTGGCGCTCTCTGGTCTGGACGTCTTGCCAGCGATGTCCGATCGGCGCGAGTCGTCTTCGTGGCATTGGATGATGGAAGTCAGCAGTACGACGAGGGACTCTGCTGGTGGCATGATTGCGGACGAAAGAACACGCTGGTTGGTTTTTTCCGGAGCATCGGAAAATCGGAGTGCTCGATGACACGGCAGGAACGGATCGTCGAATTCGAAGAAACTGGACTCCGCTTCGCGACGGCCTGCGATCTCGAACGGATGCAGGCGCTGGTCGCCGAGTGGCTGGAACTCATCGGTGAAGATCCCCAGCGGGAGGGACTCACACGGACACCAGAGCGTGTCGCTGAGACATGGGCATTCCTCACGCGCGGATACCGACAAGACCTTCAGGAAATCGTGAGCGGTGCAGTCTTCCATGTCGACCACGACACGATGGTCGTCGTCAAAGGGATCGAGTTCTACTCGCTCTGCGAGCACCACCTGTTGCCCTTTTTCGGCCACGTGCACATCGGATACCTCCCACAGGGGCGGATACTGGGATTGAGCAAGTTCGCCCGCATCGTCGATCTCTATGCACGGCGCTTGCAGGTACAGGAACGATTGACGCAGCAGATCGCGCAAGCGATCCAGGACGTTCTCGACCCGCAGGGTGTCGCGGTCATTGCGGATGGCATCCACCTCTGCATGATGATGCGCGGCGTCGAGAAGCAACACGCCCGAACGACGACGAGCGCGATGCTCGGCGTCTTCGAAACGTCGGCGAGCGCCCGTGACGAGTTCTACCGTTTGCTGGCGACGACAGCCTGAGAGCGGGTTACCCCCACTTAGCTACGGGTACCGGGATCCTGCGTGAGCCATTCCGTGAGTTCGGCTTCCATCTGCGCGAAGCCTTCCGTTGTCGGCAGTTGGAAGGTGACTGCTGGCCGCGGTTCAGCCAGGAAATCGCCCTCGATGACCCCGGCTAATCCGCGCCCGGCGAGGAACCAGCAGCGTCCGAAGGCGCGGACCTCTGGCTCCGGCGCCGCATAACCCAGAGAACGGGCGATATCTCGTGCCGCGATTTCTGCCTGCTGCTGCGCGAAGACGGCAGCCTTGGGAACGACGACATTGTCCCGAATCCGGACGGCGGTGACGTCGCCGATCGCCCAGATTCCCTCGACCTGTGTCCGCATCGTGTGCAGCATCGCCGGCACCCAATCCCCCTCGACAAGTCCGGCCGTGCGGGCCACTGCAGCAGCCCGGTGCGGTGGAACGACGACGAGAAGATCGAACAGCTCCCGCACACCGGAAACGAAGGAGGCTTCGCGATGGCGGAGATCGACGGAAGCGAGGTGTTCACCGGTGCGGACAGCGATGCCATGCTCGGACAGATAACGCGTGAGCTGCTCGCCGATCGCCGGGCCGGCGACCGCCAGGGGACTCGGTTCCGGCGTCACCACGACGATCTCGGTCGACTGGCTGAGGCCGCGCTCTTCGACGAGATCGCGGATGAGGAGCGCTGCCTCATACGGCGCGGGTGGGCACTTGTAGGGGAGGCGTGCGATGACGACCAGGATTCGTCCACCAGTGAAGCAGCGCAACCGTTCGCGCAACTGGAGTGCTGCCGGAAGCGACCAGCAGTGACCAGCTATCCCGTTCTCGAGCGCACTGGACAAACCGGGAATCGAATCGGGTGCGAGCTCCGCCCCGGTTGCGAGGAGGAGCGCGTCGTACTGGAAAGAACCGACACTGGTCTGGACGGTCCGCGTGTCCGGGTCGATGTGGAGCACCTCAGCTCGCTGGAATTCGGCGATCCCCTGAAGGACGCGTGAGGGGCGGATCGTCACCTGATCGGGATCTCGCCAACCGCGCATGACGAGAAGCAAACTGACGCCGAGTCGCTGCTCGTCCTGCCGATCGAAGACGACGATGCGATCGTCCGGCGCGAGGAGTGTCCGGAGTGTCCGCGCTGCGGCAATGCCTCCGGGGCCAGCCCCGAGAATAACGATGGTCTTTCCCATCGACGGCCTCCTTCACTCATTTGCCCTCCGCTCCTACGACAGCATTGTACCGATCCGAGCTCCAATGGCAGCCTGCTGCGTTGTCAGGTTGCTCAGTGGGAGACTCTACGGGTAGAATCGCCCCGACAAAGGAATGTGGTGAGGTTCGAGCAAATTCGGCGGGATCGATCAGTGTACGAGCACCCGGTACAGCGACGAGCGAGCGGTGGGGCAGGGGGGATCCGTGTCGGGACCCGGGGCAGTGCACTCGCCCTGGCCCAGGCGCGTGCTGTCGTTGCGCAGCTCGAACGGATCGAGCCGACCTGTTCATGCTCGCTCGTCGCGGTGACCACCACCGGTGATCGCGATCGGGCGACCTCGTTGACGATCCTGGGTGGTAGCGGCGTCTTCGTGAAGGAGCTGCACGAAGCGCTCCTCGCAGGTGCGATCGACCTCGCGGTGCACAGTGCCAAGGATTTGCCGACCGTTCTTCCGTTGGAACTGGAGATCGTTGCCCTTCCGGTACGGGCTGACGTCCGCGACGTCCTCATCACACGTATCGCGTCGTCACTCGCGACGCTTCCTCCGGCCGCGCGCGTCGGTACGAGCTCGCGTCGTCGTCGAGCGCTCCTCGCCGCTGCGCGACCTGACCTGAAGCTTCTCGATGTGCGCGGCAATGTCGATACGCGCCTACGCAAACTCGACGATGGATCGTACGACGCACTCGTTCTCGCCGCTGCTGGACTGGAGCGCCTGGATAGACTCGAGCAGGTGACCGAGTACCTCGACCCGGATGTGTTCGTGCCTGCACCCGGTCAGGGGGCGCTGGCGGTGGTCTGTCGGCGCGACGACCCGTGGCGGGACATCTTCGCACGCATCGATGATCACGAGATCCGGCTCGCTGTGACCGTCGAACGATCGTTCCTCGCTGCCTTCGGGAGCGGCTGCACGGTGCCGCTCGGTGCCTATGCGACGGTCGAAGGCGAGAGAGTGCGGCTGCGTGTAGCCGTGGCTCCCAACGAAAGTGGACCCGTCATTCGCGAAAGCGCGGTGTGGCACCGCGACGAGGCGGTCGAGGGGGCTGGTGCGCTGGCGCAGGAACTTCTTCGCACGCTCGCAGCAGCAGCTGGCCGGTCGTGGGCACCAGGAGCGAAGCCACTGACCGGTCGTCGGGTTCTTGTCGTCCGTCCAGCCGGGCAGGAACAGGAGCTGGTTGAGCGTTTACGCCGGCTCGGTGCCGAGGTCGTCGTCGAGCCCTTGATCGCGATCGTGCCACCTGAGGATTGGCGGGAGATCGATCATACCCTCCTGCGTCTCTCGGACTACGACTGGTTGGTGTTCACGAGCGCCAACGGCGTGCGATCCGTGCTCGATCGCATGAGCGTTCTCGGTATTCCAGTCGAGATGCTCACGAGGGTGCGGGTGGCGACGATCGGTCCGGCCACTGCACGAGCGCTCCAGGAGTACGGGATCGAGCCGGCGCTCGTTCCGGATCGCTACGTGGCTGAGGCGGTGGCCGATGCTCTGGTGGCAGCCGGCGTGGCGGGCAAGCGTGTCTTGCTGGCACGGGCAGCTGAAGCGCGTGACGTCTTACCCCGGAGGCTCGTCGAGGCAGGTGCTGAGGTCGAAGTCGTCCCGGTCTATCGCACCGAACAGCGGCCGCTCTCCGAGTCGGTACGAAAGGAATTGCAAGGGGGGACGATCGACTGGGTCCTGCTGACGGCGAGCTCGACGGTCCGGAGTCTCGTTGCTGCTCTCGGTGACACGAGTAGCCTGCACGAGCGTGTCAAGTTTGCGGCTATCGGCCCGGTGACGGCATCCACGGCGCGCGCGTACGGGTTGCGGGTCGCAGTCGTCGCGACCCGGTACACCAGCGAGGGGTTGGTCGAAGCTGTCGTCCGAGCGGAGAGGAGCGCGCGATGACTGAAGGCCCACTCGAATTCCGGCGCTTCCGGCGCCTGCGACGGACTGAAGGCTTGCGCCGTTTGGTGCGCGAGACACGGCTGAGTGTCGAGGATTTTATCTACCCGCTGTTCGTCGTTCACGGTCGCGGCGTGCGACGCGAGGTGGCTTCGATGCCCGGCGTCTACCAGCTCAGCGTCGATCAGCTGGGTTACGAGGCGGAAGAGCTCCTCTCGCTCGGGATCGGGGCAGTACTCCTCTTCGGTATCCCGGCGCGCAAGGACGAGCTGGCCAGTGAAGCGTACGATCCGGATGGTATCGTCCAGCGGGCGGTTCGCGAACTCAAGCGTGTGGCGCCAGAGCTGGTGGTCATCACCGATGTCTGTAACTGCGAATACACCTCGCATGGGCATTGCGGCGTCGTTCAGGATGGCCAGATTCTGAACGACCCTACCCTTGAGCTCCTGGCTCGCACGGCCGTTTCGCACGCGGAAGCCGGGGCCGACATGGTGGCGCCGTCGGACATGATGGACGGGCGCGTGCTCGCGATCCGGCATGCCCTGGATCGTGCCGGATTCGTGGAACTTCCCATCCTGTCGTACGCAGCGAAGTACGCATCGGCGTTCTACGGCCCGTTCCGGGAGGCTGCCGAGTCGGCGCCGGCGTTCGGTGACCGGCGCTCCCACCAGATGGATCCCGGCAATCGCCGGGAGGCGCTGCGGGAGATCGCGACAGATATCGAGGAAGGCGCTGATGCTATTATCGTCAAGCCCGCACTCGCCTACCTCGATGTCATCCTTGCAGCTCGTGAGCGCTTCGATGTTCCGATCGCTGCCTACAACGTGAGTGCCGAGTACGCGATGGTGAAGGCGGCAGCACGCAACGGGTGGATCGACGAGCAGCGGATCGTGTTGGAGATCCTCACCGGCATTCGCCGCGCCGGTGCGCACATGATCATCACCTACCATGCCAAGGAAGCCGCGCGCTGGCTACAGAGCGGACGACTGACTGCTGCAGCGGAAGAAGTGGTAACTCGTTAGCCTGGGGAGCGTGCCATGTCGCGGACCGCAACGTTGTGGGAGGAAGCCCAGCGGTATCTGCCGGGTGGCGTCAACAGTCCGGTGCGTGCCTTCCGGGCGGTTGGTGGAGAACCGCTGATCGTGGCACGCGGCGAGGGGCCGTATCTCGTCGATGTCGATGGCAACCGTTGTCTCGACTACATCTGTTCCTGGGGCGCTCTCCTCGTCGGCCATGCACATCCGCAGGTCGTTGAACGGATCAGCGAAGTCGCCCGCGCGGGAATGAGCTTCGGTTTGCTGTCGCCCTACGAGATCG from the Thermomicrobium sp. 4228-Ro genome contains:
- the folE gene encoding GTP cyclohydrolase I FolE, whose amino-acid sequence is MTRQERIVEFEETGLRFATACDLERMQALVAEWLELIGEDPQREGLTRTPERVAETWAFLTRGYRQDLQEIVSGAVFHVDHDTMVVVKGIEFYSLCEHHLLPFFGHVHIGYLPQGRILGLSKFARIVDLYARRLQVQERLTQQIAQAIQDVLDPQGVAVIADGIHLCMMMRGVEKQHARTTTSAMLGVFETSASARDEFYRLLATTA
- a CDS encoding NAD(P)/FAD-dependent oxidoreductase; protein product: MGKTIVILGAGPGGIAAARTLRTLLAPDDRIVVFDRQDEQRLGVSLLLVMRGWRDPDQVTIRPSRVLQGIAEFQRAEVLHIDPDTRTVQTSVGSFQYDALLLATGAELAPDSIPGLSSALENGIAGHCWSLPAALQLRERLRCFTGGRILVVIARLPYKCPPAPYEAALLIRDLVEERGLSQSTEIVVVTPEPSPLAVAGPAIGEQLTRYLSEHGIAVRTGEHLASVDLRHREASFVSGVRELFDLLVVVPPHRAAAVARTAGLVEGDWVPAMLHTMRTQVEGIWAIGDVTAVRIRDNVVVPKAAVFAQQQAEIAARDIARSLGYAAPEPEVRAFGRCWFLAGRGLAGVIEGDFLAEPRPAVTFQLPTTEGFAQMEAELTEWLTQDPGTRS
- the hemC gene encoding hydroxymethylbilane synthase yields the protein MRFEQIRRDRSVYEHPVQRRASGGAGGIRVGTRGSALALAQARAVVAQLERIEPTCSCSLVAVTTTGDRDRATSLTILGGSGVFVKELHEALLAGAIDLAVHSAKDLPTVLPLELEIVALPVRADVRDVLITRIASSLATLPPAARVGTSSRRRRALLAAARPDLKLLDVRGNVDTRLRKLDDGSYDALVLAAAGLERLDRLEQVTEYLDPDVFVPAPGQGALAVVCRRDDPWRDIFARIDDHEIRLAVTVERSFLAAFGSGCTVPLGAYATVEGERVRLRVAVAPNESGPVIRESAVWHRDEAVEGAGALAQELLRTLAAAAGRSWAPGAKPLTGRRVLVVRPAGQEQELVERLRRLGAEVVVEPLIAIVPPEDWREIDHTLLRLSDYDWLVFTSANGVRSVLDRMSVLGIPVEMLTRVRVATIGPATARALQEYGIEPALVPDRYVAEAVADALVAAGVAGKRVLLARAAEARDVLPRRLVEAGAEVEVVPVYRTEQRPLSESVRKELQGGTIDWVLLTASSTVRSLVAALGDTSSLHERVKFAAIGPVTASTARAYGLRVAVVATRYTSEGLVEAVVRAERSAR
- the hemB gene encoding porphobilinogen synthase, with the translated sequence MTEGPLEFRRFRRLRRTEGLRRLVRETRLSVEDFIYPLFVVHGRGVRREVASMPGVYQLSVDQLGYEAEELLSLGIGAVLLFGIPARKDELASEAYDPDGIVQRAVRELKRVAPELVVITDVCNCEYTSHGHCGVVQDGQILNDPTLELLARTAVSHAEAGADMVAPSDMMDGRVLAIRHALDRAGFVELPILSYAAKYASAFYGPFREAAESAPAFGDRRSHQMDPGNRREALREIATDIEEGADAIIVKPALAYLDVILAARERFDVPIAAYNVSAEYAMVKAAARNGWIDEQRIVLEILTGIRRAGAHMIITYHAKEAARWLQSGRLTAAAEEVVTR